From one Fusobacterium mortiferum ATCC 9817 genomic stretch:
- the thiF gene encoding sulfur carrier protein ThiS adenylyltransferase ThiF, producing MKIGIAGTGGIGSNVAMHLVRSGITNLKFGDFDRIEKSNLNRQFYFEEQIGKYKSETLKENLTKISQGNYEVEVIKLEKENMREFFKDCDIVVDGFDKKEYKALLLEEVFDGKKLLITVSGIGGIDSSSVQIVKRMKNLYIVGDMKSDVSEYKTYSHKVNIVASKVVEVILKELYNEK from the coding sequence ATGAAAATAGGTATAGCTGGTACAGGTGGGATAGGCTCAAATGTGGCTATGCATCTAGTTAGAAGTGGAATTACTAATCTAAAATTTGGAGATTTTGATAGAATAGAAAAATCCAATCTCAATAGACAGTTTTACTTTGAAGAGCAGATAGGAAAATATAAATCTGAAACTCTAAAGGAAAATCTTACCAAAATCTCACAGGGTAATTATGAGGTTGAAGTAATAAAACTTGAAAAAGAGAATATGAGAGAGTTTTTCAAAGATTGTGATATAGTAGTAGATGGATTTGACAAAAAGGAGTATAAGGCTCTTTTACTTGAAGAGGTTTTTGATGGAAAGAAACTTTTAATAACAGTATCTGGGATAGGTGGGATAGATTCCTCAAGTGTACAGATAGTAAAGAGAATGAAAAACCTCTATATAGTGGGAGATATGAAAAGTGATGTTTCAGAATATAAAACTTATTCACATAAGGTAAATATAGTAGCTAGCAAAGTAGTAGAAGTAATCTTAAAGGAGCTATACAATGAGAAATAG
- the thiE gene encoding thiamine phosphate synthase has translation MRNRIEIPKGIYGITGDNFSNGRSNYFCVEEMIKGGIKIVQYRAKTKDTREKVKEAREIRELCRKNGVIFIVNDNVDIALLVDADGVHIGQEDMHPDDVRKLIGDNKIIGLSTHSEKQGMEAYKNPNVDYIGVGPIFPTTTKDTTPVGLGYLEYAVKNLDLPFVAIGGIKAHNIDAIIAKGAQRVCLVSEIVGADSISDMARNLQEKFNK, from the coding sequence ATGAGAAATAGAATAGAGATTCCTAAGGGAATATATGGAATAACAGGAGATAATTTTTCTAATGGAAGAAGTAACTACTTCTGTGTAGAAGAGATGATAAAAGGTGGAATAAAAATAGTTCAATATAGGGCTAAAACAAAAGATACTAGAGAAAAGGTAAAGGAAGCTAGAGAGATAAGAGAGCTTTGTAGAAAGAATGGAGTAATATTTATAGTAAATGATAATGTAGATATAGCCCTTCTTGTAGATGCAGATGGAGTTCATATAGGACAAGAGGATATGCACCCAGATGATGTGAGAAAACTTATAGGAGATAATAAAATCATCGGGCTTTCTACTCATTCAGAAAAGCAGGGAATGGAAGCTTATAAAAATCCCAATGTTGATTATATAGGAGTAGGACCGATATTTCCAACAACTACTAAGGATACGACTCCAGTAGGATTAGGGTATCTTGAGTATGCAGTAAAAAATTTAGATTTGCCTTTTGTAGCAATTGGTGGAATAAAAGCACATAATATAGATGCTATCATAGCTAAAGGAGCACAGAGAGTATGCCTTGTTAGTGAGATAGTAGGAGCTGATTCAATCTCTGATATGGCTAGAAATTTACAAGAAAAGT